One part of the Salmo salar chromosome ssa10, Ssal_v3.1, whole genome shotgun sequence genome encodes these proteins:
- the LOC106560335 gene encoding mediator of RNA polymerase II transcription subunit 8 has product MPTVALIIYFRYIFISLAGRFATLIKMQQREEKLLDASVESLISRVAHLKNALHSFIYKLENEYERLTWPSVLDNFALLSGQLNTINKLLRNEKTPSFRQQIIIPLLLSPDRDEELAKLTEQRVPVFSHEIVPDHLRTKPDPEVEEQEKQLSAEAARIGPEVAQKQIQTLNKLCSNLLEKLNNPRDDRDADSAAIRQNKPSFNPADTNALVAAVGFGKGLSKCRPPGPVAPGHTGQGPMMSGGPTLQQVTIGGGSGQQQGMGPGAPQQQGQPGKMPCNIKTNIKAASSMHPYNR; this is encoded by the exons ATGCCCACTGTTGCACTCATTATTTACTTCCGGTATATATTTATTTCGCTAGCCGGCAGATTTGCTACCCTAATAAAAATGCAG CAACGGGAAGAAAAATTGCTGGACGCATCCGTGGAATCGCTTATTTCCCGCGTAGCTCATCTAAAAAACGCTCTTCACAGTTTCATCTACAAGTTGGAAAACGAGTATGAACGACTGACATG GCCCTCTGTGTTGGACAACTTTGCCCTCTTGTCCGGTCAGTTGAACACCATCAATAAACTGTTGAGGAATGAGAAGACGCCATCTTTCCGCCAGCAGATCATCATCCCCCTGCTGTTGTCTCCAGACAGGGATGAAGAACTAGCT AAACTGACAGAGCAACGCGTGCCTGTGTTCAGCCATGAGATTGTGCCGGATCACCTGCGCACCAAGCCTGATCCAGAggtggaggagcaggagaaacAACTGAGTGCAGAAGCTGCCCGGATAGGACCTGAGGTGGCACAG AAACAAATCCAGACACTGAACAAGCTCTGTTCAAATCTACTGGAGAAACTGAACAATCCTCGCGATGACAGGGATGCAGACAGTGCAG CTATACGGCAGAACAAACCATCTTTCAACCCTGCTGACACCAATGCACTGGTGGCAGCGGTGGGATTTGGGAAGGGGCTTTCGAAGTGCAGGCCCCCTGGTCCTGTGGCCCCTGGACACACAGGACAAGGGCCCATGATGAGCGGAGGTCCCACCTTACAGCAGGTCACCATCGGTGGGGGTTCAGGCCAGCAGCAAGGCATGGGGCCTGGTGCTCCTCAGCAGCAAGGACAGCCAG ggAAAATGCCATGCAACATCAAGACTAACATCAAGGCTGCCTCCTCAATGCATCCTTACAACCGATAa